A window from Primulina huaijiensis isolate GDHJ02 chromosome 13, ASM1229523v2, whole genome shotgun sequence encodes these proteins:
- the LOC140990853 gene encoding uncharacterized protein, whose translation MSSAEFDTDLRGSSANPTTLGISEYAFADINNLEHCAKYLNQTLVTFGFPASLDLFAGDPVSVARTCNCMYALLQQRQRDIEFRESANEQRQRLMSDISRLEAKVERLETQLSGKDRDIATMTRTEAKATAAFKSQIDKLQQERDEFQKMVLGNQQVRTQQIHEMKKKEKEYIKLQERLNQVLVEKKKESRSGMEIMNLLQKEGRPRGTWNGKKADNEFYKKIVDAYEVKNQELAAENADLRALLRSMQADMREFLNAPNGKLSCPVNERADTDPSLSPLGGRTDMFDLPLHMARDQIEESLRTKMTSIKERMFQLQDSHKVEELTSDVSERELELEAQLVEARSIIQEQASIMSKRLAKPEKPRRLSGHMGTDRDLLLSSPSERM comes from the exons ATGTCTTCTGCTGAATTTGACACCGATCTCAGA GGATCTTCAGCTAATCCAACTACTCTAGGTATAAG TGAGTATGCTTTTGCGGACATAAACAACTTGGAGCACTGTGCCAAGTATTTGAATCAAACCCTCGTGACCTTCGGCTTCCCTGCTTCGCTCGATCTCTTCGCTGGTGATCCG GTTTCGGTGGCTAGGACTTGCAATTGCATGTATGCATTGTTGCAGCAGAGACAGAGGGACATTGAGTTCAGGGAGTCAGCAAATGAACAGAGGCAACG ACTTATGTCAGACATTTCAAGGTTGGAAGCCAAGGTTGAGAGGTTGGAAACACAGTTATCTGGCAAAGATAGGGACATAGCAACAATGACTAGAACG GAAGCTAAAGCTACTGCAGCTTTCAAATCCCAAATTGATAAGTTGCAGCAGGAGCGAGATGAATTTCAGAAGATGGTTTTGGGTAATCAG CAAGTTAGAACTCAGCAGATACATGAGatgaagaaaaaagagaaagagTATATAAAGTTGCAG GAACGTCTTAATCAAGTATTAGTGGAGAAAAAGAAGGAATCTAGGTCTGGAATGGAAATTATGAATCTACTACAG AAAGAAGGCCGGCCACGTGGTACTTGGAATGGAAAAAAGGCTGATAATGAGTTCTACAAAAAGATT GTGGATGCTTATGAAGTCAAAAATCAAGAACTTGCTGCAGAGAATGCTGATTTGAGGGCATTGCTACGTTCAATGCAG GCTGATATGCGTGAATTTCTAAATGCTCCAAATGGGAAGCTGTCGTGTCCTGTCAATGAAAGGGCAGATACAGACCCTTCACTGTCCCCATTAGGTGGAAGGACG GACATGTTTGATCTGCCTCTTCACATGGCTAGAGATCAAATAGAAGAAAGTCTCCGAACAAaaatgacttctataaag GAGCGCATGTTTCAACTCCAAGATTCACATAAGGTGGAAGAACTCACTTCAGATGTATCAGAGAGAGAATTAGAGCTAGAAGCACAGCTCGTTGAAGCAAGGAGTATCATTCAAGAGCAG GCATCTATTATGTCTAAACGTCTCGCCAAACCGGAGAAACCGAG GAGATTAAGCGGCCATATGGGTACAGACAGGGACTTGCTGTTGTCATCGCCATCTGAG CGGATGTAG
- the LOC140956257 gene encoding uncharacterized protein — translation MGSESERNLHQDQKQEISLFEGDDGFCIRTFLARKPSLNQSSELFYSESEAGIPFKWETEPGTPKQYIYPQEDGLITTPPLSPSPLMQSLKLRLPDHDEFKGSNLKSSKVESFKKMVQKSIASSRHRYQKERLRFGELMEFGKDSSVSSSSSSSFSIPWKDRGLDSSVDSMFGSGSCCRKGNVAGILLQDHEENKGIAIPREEMQPETPKCPRGNDDVIQPPPAVRSSYPPPPQPRDGGEKRRDSAWTNKALLWIKGSRGTRKTKKFDPDISFRCPENMEFLDPVKEFHDSLLRNMSKSSSSSKTNGTSYFSCGSWKGVKRDSCVWSKQI, via the exons ATGGGGTCGGAGTCGGAACGTAATCTTCATCAAGatcaaaaacaagaaatttctCTGTTCGAAGGTGACGATGGATTCTGCATCAGAACATTTCTTGCAAGAAAGCCTTCGTTAAACCAATCATCTGAATTGTTTTATAGTGAATCCGAAGCTGGGATTCCATTCAAATGGGAGACAGAGCCTGGAACACCAAAACAATACATATATCCTCAAGAAGATGGATTAATCACCACCCCACCACTCAGCCCTTCTCCATTAATGCAGAGCTTAAAGCTTCGTCTTCCTGATCACGATGAGTTCAAAGGGTCGAACTTAAAATCGTCGAAAGTCGAGAGTTTCAAGAAAATGGTTCAGAAAAGTATTGCTTCTAGTCGTCATAGATATCAGAAGGAGCGTTTGAGGTTTGGAGAACTTATGGAATTTGGCAAGGATTCAAgcgtttcttcttcttcttcttcctcattTTCGATTCCATGGAAGGATCGTGGTTTGGATTCATCAGTGGATTCCATGTTCGGTTCTGGTTCTTGTTGCAGAAAAGGGAACGTCGCTGGTATACTACTGCAG GATCATGAAGAAAACAAAGGAATAGCAATTCCAAGGGAAGAAATGCAACCGGAAACACCGAAATGCCCACGAGGAAATGACGACGTCATCCAACCTCCACCGGCGGTGCGTAGCTCTTATCCGCCACCACCTCAGCCGCGTGATGGTGGAGAAAAGCGTAGAGACTCAGCATGGACCAATAAGGCCTTGCTTTGGATAAAGGGCAGTAGGGGAACAAGGAAAACTAAAAAATTTGATCCAGATATCAGCTTCAGGTGTCCCGAAAACATGGAGTTTCTTGATCCCGTCAAGGAATTCCATGATTCATTACTTCGCAATATGTCGAAGTCGTCCTCGTCTTCTAAAACAAACGGAACCAGTTATTTCAGTTGTGGTTCTTGGAAGGGGGTGAAGAGAGATTCTTGTGTTTGGTCCAAGCAAATTTAG
- the LOC140991573 gene encoding VIN3-like protein 2: MDALSLEALMYDSSKCRQLSMDQKRELVYELSKWSEVAPEMLQAWSRQEILQVLCAELGKERKYTGLTKSKIIELLLKIVHDKKALELGTANVLETDKSEENGERTLKRQRKSDCPNCLLVTPDTCLESTIYCKNSACKAKLNSHDGFCKRCSCCICLQYDDNKDPSLWLICNSDPPFLGMACSMSCHLECALRHEKSGISKDRQGKGLDGSFRCVSCGKVNDLLGSWRKQLVVASDTRRVDILCYRLSLGQKMLDGTKIYQNLYEIVDGAVKKLEDDVGPLTGLPVKKARGIVNRLSSGPEIQRLCTFAIESLDLILSNRVSYTPEKLVKFEDLHASSVTVILDSDDSNLRNVSSYTLWHRKVDDAEYPLEPTCRLFEPKIKFLISGLTPATHYFLKVVPLVTGRETGFCELLFQTRNSQDEVLNLNSTSSEVERTQSPASNCSSLSNPSSIEDETNNENRRDNYPPFCSNNDETATTNLPHEETTEDVISFLDEGPMGNDEALNVRNKELPSGQMVEETRCCDNGSKTPRRTSLEYVPYVDSSETGLPITPSKMESMKDVNGRSNRTKINENGVEIAFKRSGEMGDEQSNGIGDKEFEYYVKVIRWLECEGHIDTTFRQKFLTWYSMRATSREVRVVKVFIDTFIEDPSSLAGQLADIFSEVASNKRCAAVPPGFCMKLWH; the protein is encoded by the exons ATGGATGCGTTGTCTTTGGAGG CATTGATGTATGACTCATCAAAGTGCCGTCAGTTGAGTATGGATCAAAAGAGAGAGCTTGTCTACGAGTTGTCAAAATGGTCTGAAGTGGCCCCAGAAATGCTGCAGGCTTGGAGTCGTCAAGAGATACTGCAGGTCCTTTGCGCTGAGCTTGGAAAAGAAAGGAAGTACACTGGCTTAACTAAATCGAAAATAATTGAACTTCTTCTGAAAATCGTACATGACAAAAAGGCTCTGGAGCTTGGAACTGCGAATGTTTTGGAAACAGATAAATCTGAAGAAAATGGTGAAAGAACTCTTAAAAGGCAAAGGAAATCCGACTGTCCTAATTGCCTTCTTGTTACGCCTGATACCTGTTTGGAAAGTACAATATACTGCAAAAACTCGGCTTGCAAGGCTAAACTGAATAGTCATGATGGGTTTTGCAAACGGTGTTCATGCTGCATTTGTCTCCAGTATGATGATAATAAGGACCCAAGCCTTTGGTTGATTTGCAACTCAGATCCTCCATTTCTTGGTATGGCTTGTAGTATGTCGTGCCATCTTGAATGTGCCTTACGACATGAAAAATCAGGCATTTCAAAGGATAGGCAGGGTAAGGGACTTGATGGGAGCTTCCGTTGTGTATCTTGTGGTAAAGTGAACGACTTGCTCGG TTCTTGGAGAAAACAACTGGTAGTGGCGAGTGATACGAGGCGGGTGGACATACTGTGCTATAGGCTCTCCTTAGGCCAAAAAATGCTTGATGGTACTAAAATCTACCAGAACCTGTATGAAATTGTTGATGGAGCGGTGAAAAAGCTCGAAGATGATGTGGGTCCTCTAACTGGTTTACCCGTGAAGAAGGCTAGAGGGATTGTGAATAGACTCTCGTCTGGCCCAGAAATTCAGCGACTGTGTACATTTGCTATTGAGTCTCTTGACTTAATCCTTTCTAACAGAGTGTCTTACACACCTG AAAAGCTAGTTAAATTTGAAGATTTACATGCGTCATCAGTGACAGTGATTCTTGATTCTGATGATTCGAATCTCAGAAACGTCTCAAGTTACACCCTATGGCATCGGAAAGTTGATGATGCAGAGTACCCTTTGGAACCAACTTGCAGATTGTTTGAACCGAAGATCAAGTTTCTTATATCCGGTCTTACCCCCGCAACACATTATTTCCTCAAAGTTGTCCCCCTCGTCACAGGTAGAGAAACCGGATTCTGCGAACTCCTGTTTCAAACCAGAAATTCCCAAGACGAGGTTCTAAATTTGAACTCTACGAGCTCGGAAGTAGAAAGAACCCAAAGTCCAGCAAGCAACTGTAGCAGTCTCTCAAATCCTTCTTCAATAGAAGATGAGACTAATAACGAGAATAGAAGGGATAATTATCCTCCATTTTGTAGTAATAATGATGAAACCGCTACTACAAACTTACCACACGAGGAGACTACAGAAGATGTTATCTCTTTCTTGGATGAAGGTCCTATGGGAAATGACGAGGCTTTGAACGTCAGAAACAAGGAGTTGCCCAGTGGCCAAATGGTTGAGGAAACAAGATGTTGTGATAATGGTTCCAAAACACCTCGTCGTACTAGCTTGGAATATGTTCCATACGTGGATAGTTCAGAAACTGGCTTGCCTATCACTCCGTCCAAGATGGAGAGCATGAAAGACGTAAATGGAAGGAGCAATCGAACAAAAATTAATGAGAACGGTGTTGAAATAGCGTTCAAGAGAAGTGGAGAAATGGGAGATGAGCAAAGTAACGGCATAGGAGACAAGGAGTTTGAGTACTATGTGAAAGTGATTCGATGGTTGGAGTGTGAGGGTCACATAGATACAACGTTTAGACAGAAATTCTTGACGTGGTATAGCATGAGAGCGACATCTCGGGAGGTAAGGGTCGTGAAAGTTTTTATAGATACATTTATTGAGGATCCTTCATCTCTGGCTGGACAACTTGCGGACATCTTTAGTGAAGTTGCTTCTAACAAAAGATGCGCTGCAGTCCCCCCTGGATTTTGCATGAAGCTTTGGCACTGA